From a single Myotis daubentonii chromosome 5, mMyoDau2.1, whole genome shotgun sequence genomic region:
- the RPS15 gene encoding small ribosomal subunit protein uS19 gives AVAVRVGDGSRAPAHPCLGPAQAEVEQKKKRTFRKFTYRGVDLDQLLDMSYEQLMQLYSARQRRRLNRGLRRKQHSLLKRLRKAKKEAPPMEKPEVVKTHLRDMIILPEMVGSMVGVYNGKTFNQVEIKPEMIGHYLGEFSITYKPVKHGRPGIGATHSSRFIPLK, from the exons GCTGTAGCCGTGAGGGTGGGAGATGGGTCTCGGGCTCCCGCTCACCCTTGTCTCGGGCCCGCGCAGGCGGAAGTGGAGCAGAAGAAGAAGCGGACCTTCCGCAAGTTCACCTACCGCGGCGTGGATCTCGATCAACTGCTTGACATGTCTTA tgAGCAGTTGATGCAGCTGTATAGTGcccggcagcggcggcggctAAACCGGGGCCTGCGAAGGAAGCAGCACTCGCTCCTGAAGCGCCTGCGCAAGGCCAAAAAGGAGGCGCCGCCCATGGAGAAGCCAGAGGTGGTGAAGACACACCTGCGGGACATGATCATCCTGCCGGAGATGGTGGGCAGCATGGTGGGCGTATACAATGGCAAGACCTTCAATCAGGTGGAAATCAAG CCTGAGATGATTGGCCACTACCTGGGTGAGTTCTCCATCACCTACAAGCCAGTGAAGCACGGCAGGCCTGGCATTGGAGCCACCCACTCCTCCCGCTTCATCCCTCTCAAGTAG